In Toxoplasma gondii ME49 chromosome VIII, whole genome shotgun sequence, a single genomic region encodes these proteins:
- a CDS encoding Toxoplasma gondii family D protein (encoded by transcript TGME49_271580~Interrupted at the 5' end by sequencing gap.), whose protein sequence is ITDLRPKQVPDTQCTMESVLVPKMCSRKITKEVDVPCQAQSQQEVCQDVPRKIRKQGYKFEKKNESFSCQKHEFEERCYDVKKPAKNVCAATLFKTVEKPCMRQEFQEVCKDVEQLVAQPCLEEKRSEIEVPCPEQSIEEKCIHVPVYEMGTCSTVIQEAVEAPCAKQEPVLRCEERPMERAGTCFRKETIQVPYTCYETAYEEKCVQLPITGKPLPPPAKKL, encoded by the coding sequence ATCACCGATTTACGTCCCAAGCAGGTGCCAGATACTCAGTGCACCATGGAGTCGGTCCTCGTCCCCAAGATGTGCTCCCGCAAGATCACCAAGGAAGTGGACGTCCCTTGCCAGGCTCAGTCTCAGCAAGAGGTGTGCCAGGACGTTCCTCGCAAGATCAGGAAGCAGGGATATAagttcgagaagaagaatgagTCATTCTCTTGCCAGAAGCACGAGTTCGAAGAGCGGTGCTATGATGTCAAGAAGCCGGCGAAGAATGTTTGCGCCGCAACCCTCTTCAAAACGGTCGAGAAGccatgcatgcgccaggAGTTCCAGGAGGTGTGCAAGGATGTCGAGCAGTTGGTTGCGCAGCCCTGTCTTGAGGAGAAGCGCTCCGAAATCGAGGTCCCGTGCCCTGAGCAGAGCATCGAGGAGAAGTGCATTCACGTACCTGTGTACGAGATGGGAACCTGCTCAACTGTCATTCAAGAAGCAGTCGAAGCGCCGTGCGCGAAACAAGAGCCTGTGTTAAGGTGCGAAGAGAGACCGATGGAGAGAGCTGGTACTTGCTTCCGCAAGGAGACCATTCAGGTGCCCTACACCTGCTATGAAACCGCCTATGAGGAGAAGTGTGTTCAACTTCCCATCACCGGCAAACCCCTGCCGCCTCCTGCAAAGAAGCTCTAA
- a CDS encoding Toxoplasma gondii family D protein (encoded by transcript TGME49_271570~3' partial because of sequencing gap. Predicted secreted.~Signal peptide predicted by SignalP 2.0 HMM (probability 1.000) with cleavage site probability 0.993 at residue 23~Predicted trans-membrane domain (TMHMM2.0):6-29) has translation MKVASGSAIVGLLLGAAVPVVYAGPHGGHRPQKKGGYTTTTTLPPNPMDVRTECFQVPYSVEKTCYKDEHISRPYTCPSSYSEEVCSTQLAESRDVCTQLVKKEVQYQCPKATKQTLCSQIPVTLNKTCKKQVTNKVPSSCPKILTVPECEIQSRPSQDVCYESEAYTQEYDCWGSELHRECEVDMRVVDTQCNRIVDSPVLYEYEDTVVERVCST, from the coding sequence ATGAAGGTTGCCAGCGGTTCCGCCATCGTAGGACTCCTGCTCGGAGCCGCAGTCCCAGTTGTGTACGCCGGACCTCATGGCGGTCACAGAccccagaagaaaggaggatACACCACAACTACCACACTCCCTCCCAATCCAATGGACGTACGAACAGAATGCTTCCAGGTGCCGTACAGTGTCGAAAAGACATGCTACAAGGACGAGCACATTTCCCGGCCATACACGTGTCCGTCGTCATATTCTGAAGAAGTGTGCAGCACGCAGTTGGCGGAATCTCGCGATGTGTGCACTCAACTGGTGAAGAAGGAGGTCCAGTACCAGTGTCCGAAGGCAACGAAGCAAACGCTGTGCTCCCAGATCCCGGTGACGTTGAACAAGACATGCAAGAAGCAAGTCACAAACAAGGTCCCGAGCAGTTGCCCCAAGATTTTGACGGTCCCCGAGTGTGAAATCCAGTCGAGGCCTTCTCAAGACGTGTGCTACGAGTCTGAGGCGTACACGCAGGAGTACGATTGCTGGGGCTCCGAGCTTCATCGCGAATGCGAAGTGGACATGCGCGTCGTTGACACCCAGTGCAACCGCATTGTTGACTCGCCGGTGCTATACGAGTACGAAGATACCGTTGTGGAGAGAGTCTGCTCCACG
- a CDS encoding hypothetical protein (encoded by transcript TGME49_271470): MRHPYLHVPSSPPSSRDVSCSGTARPSKRRPSSSVFLRLSLCLFSACILLRLFSPGALAVSVHCSVRGGSCGGSSGRRGELGWLSTPTSASLVAPVWSVSWQGAGEQHPLPSRVVPRFASPSPSTRFASLRPSLLAFLSLPSPSPSSSFLAASEGRGGALQRRPDATESMHMHAGSDGKRDSFSRQRSVRETHSETRRHAGVAPFSTSSTAAGGDGGRPGACGFSRPWDSRGSHDTRRQAVLAPECVSLHFGSSLQSASTCSYLPSPRFSFPSLLPASLSSVSSSTASPSFSSSSLGSSPDGSRSEEAEAEALHRLAGLEMWGEMLSLGAASSLSPASSQSCVPPSSTAASSPSASASLASARSPEAAAPQKLIVSQLPSGEARLQRQHASLSSSYLSGHSGESRKSLVDTFRAKEEFRNSLQFLALPLDTVLFYLVVSPSDGLLFLQDGGPYLLLQHLELQRQRLGHSAQGTVFTSSLSSSFLTPDVDLYDLRYAHHCMRQKVTQAALRLQSQLEGQLLERESARALEAAAGGPTGRIHVEDTVGGDRKRDALESAEGVRGYYALACRLVDEFFAALHARLPRSRPEPVALSAAGAGEEEPRRADLRVTRTEKEALMSELKVGANEAESREKRESEGALAEKLQKIQRTTIELKKAWEVYRQRLFSEDEVPPFERLEILWNSNVSSLFEIREAQGVRDGRESPDRSGNETEKSGNPALLLRLPSLVLHTALAEFEESGRETVLKWVVLKAMLRIFELTTPDAFTLAGGTDLEALRGALKKKSEKLVEAERRSFAMRGLPRFESTVDTTEEDEAIAAATSPPAALVASASLRRKRLEIFEVLEEQEAKAREKGETRQRERASPTSDNNASSEAPLLFPFEWVEGPWLESVLARGQEKRLLSSWLGGASRRHTGTADLFETLLRSQAALSPSEALRFVAGFLLRWPRRPGLSEVQATAALRASEAAARDREQDLQNRRERQSEKTLGTSGAVSPDEEDGEGVFPVQQRALAGALLVGALDKAAGIIEPVSSRLHAQIVSVGKQLVHLRERVAQRKGKSFFDGPRAESQGGKDSPEDGRREHEKPERAAEFLLKAEEKRGGEGFLDSQQRTLLAQLKRQQDEQAALLNLVERQLIAGVFLFLDEAVRFLRPSETSAALDLAALSSSYTPEESERQKQTEGGKRTPHALLDSNRVLQTFVEAQLFIYDVFRSLRVVLHQQKSEAQKLEDELRVRERPPECDDTRGMESASLPSVPFPSLSFLRGEKSEPSVKAEGNDGGEARREVASPAGADDGAWPQSVALEPDEVPLVVENMIAFYRREVFDDMLPASIQLSLTSHLHDLSAAAFLPALAPRIHPLAIPIQAVSTAIGEAGGRPWHMQWKVYIHEAIRDPALLAYAVLTALFDIWKRTALPPRLPFAAQKDFQAPSQADVASSPQSTASPSPASSAFPSPSAFSSSASQGGLDGGSRSSLSESMQVTPEMAEAQRRSAAELEARTALAERHMHAVGCCQGLRKWLWIRRVSEENGWPFYVGMFRNEMTSDLGLPDTQADATASFTPWLKHEEEALLFAGCLDTRERQIVQETLQSPGPGASVPSSLFARLVSNGLSPVRAASLLKRLVRRSSPRLPHAFPATHVPLHYDPYTTCPYRSAAETAGKLQKGVDYDASAASDELSRFRGGRDDDDDDDEQRYGKDVGPTTEKPLTAAEAAAAVARAGTGEQAAETERQGMFPELYRHWTDGKSLARAATYALWGGAKFEAAAAAGAAASGPEVLSEEERKREDAISLWMVKAGEKRMKDAAEAAFRLRLRETATKSPVHSDECINSPAFLSRLSPPVSALAPSEAEMSETGRHRERQFSSLLHKQTADFLTDMVLVDHQLEHARRMRAIRALAVTKNGGDCPEVFEQLLGDAVQQTYDRQLLKGTFSKEELDQLCLGTEQEKKAAEAGKRRLIVCRAEVQRGQQLSRLHGGEREDAARDLFHYFNLKAFHRRLPPDTRIAFSADLADRSLGSNYHPALSDFQQNTSDFREPPTIRLAGSIRSLPVLAHALLQQCILLAASCYDFPSKLHLSPPASVARHLWQYLPPGKAQQKHFAPPPPSGCFSSAGSPHLPPSVSPRSTRGVTPLPASFSEKPPSIASLMNFASQVPSLMQQQQSLGAACRELGKPGNSEQELSLQSKVMAKAKEAAVSLSKFEREYEEAREKGDDYLFHSQHATATGAEQLDDASNISHHTEAENDIFVEAANAVRAAATDPNGISMEGAGEESGADAVMDAIKQEKVQELQQTLLKLATQEQWPFYVEAPGTTKGATQNSAVGGAPFKDELGGGVQTPPDWQELLNPDEMLKVLKYAVVDREGVASPSLYSDLILSGACSVERAMQIMEQALTVQADKNSVTQTRCDGGS; the protein is encoded by the exons ATGCGACATCCATACCTGCatgttccttcctcgccccCCAGCAGCCGAGATGTGAGCTGTTCAGGCACCGCGCGTCCTTCTAAGCGtcggccttcttcctccgtctttctccgcctgtctctgtgcctcttctccgcatgcatcctcctccgcctcttttctcccggCGCTCtcgcggtgtctgtacactgcaGCGTTCGCGGGGGTTCCTGCGGAGGTTCCTCCGGCCGCCGAGGTGAACTGGGATGGCTATCCACTCCgacttctgcctctcttgttGCGCCGGTATGGAGCGTTTCATGGCAGGGAGCAGGAGAACAACACCCGTTGCCTTCTCGCGTCGTTCCGCGttttgcctctccttctccttcgactcgtttcgcgtctctccgtccttctcttcttgcgttcctctcgcttccttctccgtcgccttcgtcctctttcctcgctgcctctgAGGGACGAGGTGGAgctctgcagaggcggccAGATGCCACGGAgagcatgcacatgcatgcgggGAGCGACGGTAAAAGAGACAGTTTCTCGCGACAAAGAAGCGTTCGCGAAACGCATTCAGAGACCCGCAGACACGCTGGCGttgctcctttctccacctctTCAACAGCGGCGGGGGGCGATGGAGGGAGACCGGGCGCCTGCGGCTTCTCGAGACCCTGGGACTCCAGAGGTTCTCATGACACTCGCAGACAAGCCGTTCTAGCGCCCgagtgcgtctctctccacttcggttcttctctccagtctgCTTCTACATGCTCTtatcttccttctcctcgtttttcctttccttctctcctcccggcttctctctcgtcggtgtcttcctcgacggcttctccgtccttctcttcctcttctcttggcTCTTCGCCTGACGGGAGTCGGTcagaagaggcggaagcCGAGGCACTGCATCGCCTCGCAGGTTTGGAGATGTGGGGAGAGATGCTTTCTCTCGGCGCTgcgtcttccctttctcccgcgtcgtCTCAGTCCTGTGTTCCTCCTTCCTCCactgccgcttcttctccttcggcttctgcttctctcgcgtctgctcgCTCCCCAGAAGCAGCCGCCCCCCAGAAGCTGATTGTGTCTCAACTGCCGTCAGGCGAGGCGCGTCTTCAGCGCCAGCATGCTTCGCTGTCGTCGTCGTACTTATCTGGGCATTCTGGAGAGTCGCGCAAGAGCCTCGTTGACACATTcagagcgaaagaggaatTCCGAAactctctccagttcctcgCTTTGCCTCTCGACACCGTGCTCTTCTACctcgtcgtttctccctcggacggcctcctcttcctccaagATGGCGGTCCGTACTTGCTGTTGCAGCATCTCGAGCTTCAGCGGCAACGCCTCGGTCACTCGGCCCAGGGGACTGTCTTCACCTCatcgctttcctcgtcttttctgaCTCCAGATGTGGACCTCTACGACCTCCGTTACGCCCaccactgcatgcggcagAAGGTGACGCAGGCTGCGTTGAGGCTTCAGAGTCAGTTAGAAGGCCAGCTGCTCGAGCGCGAATCCGCTCGCGCTCTCGAGGCCGCTGCGGGGGGTCCGACAGGTCGAATCCACGTGGAAGACACGGTGGGAGGAGaccggaagagagacgctctCGAGTCGGCTGAGGGCGTTCGTGGGTACTACGCACTCGCCTGTCGCCTCGTGGACGAGTTCTTTgcggctctgcatgcgcgacttCCGCGGAGCAGACCGGAACCCGTCgcgctctctgcagctggcgcaggcgaagaggagccGAGGAGGGCAGACTTGCGGGTGACGCGAACTGAGAAGGAGGCGCTGATGTCGGAGTTGAAGGTCGGGGCAAACGAGGCAGAATCtcgcgaaaaacgcgagagcgaaggcgccCTCGctgagaagctgcagaagatcCAGAGGACCACGAtcgagctgaagaaggcctGGGAGGTGTACAGGCAGCGTCTGTTTTCCGAGGACGAAGTCCCCCCGTTTGAGAGACTGGAAATTCTCTGGAACTCGAATGTGTCATCACTCTTTGAAATTCGAGAGGCGCAGGGAGTCCGCGATGGCCGAGAGAGTCCCGACAGAAGCGGCAACGAGACCGAGAAATCGGGGAATCCAGCGCTGCTCCTCAGATTGCCGAGTCTCGTTCTTCACACAGCGCTCGCCGAATTCGAAGAAtcaggcagagagacagttcTCAAGTGGGTCGTCTTGAAAGCGATGCTGCGAATCTTCGAACTCACCACTCCAGACGCCTTTACGCTCGCGGGAGGAACCGACCTCGAGGCTCTCCGTGGTGCACTAAAGAAAAAGTCTGAGAAACTCGTCGAGGCAGAACGCAGGTCGTTCGCAATGCGGGGTCTCCCCAGGTTCGAATCCACTGTAGATACGACTGAGGAAGATGAGGCCATTGCAGCAGCTACGTCGCCGCCTGCAGCGCTGG tcgcgtctgcgtctttgcgGAGAAAGCGGCTGGAGATATTCGAGGTTCTTgaggagcaggaggcgaaggcccgcgagaaaggcgaaacgagacagcgagaacgAGCGTCTCCAACCTCCGACAACAACGCGTCGTCGGAGgctcctctgctcttcccCTTTGAGTGGGTTGAAGGACCCTGGCTGGAGTCCGTCCTCGCCAGAGGTCAGGAGAAACGGCTCCTCAGCAGCTGGCTTGGAGGCGCCTCCCGCAG GCACACGGGGACAGCAGATCTGTTTGAGACTTTGCTTCGCTCTCAGGCTGCGCTGTCGCCCTCTGAGGCCCTGCGGTTCGTCGCGGGATTTCTCCTCCGTTGGCCGCGGCGGCCAGGCCTGTCGGAGGTTCAAGCGACTGCGGCGCTGCGAGCCTCGGAAGCTGCGGCGCGAGACCGCGAACAGGATCTGCAGAATCGGCGAGAAcggcagagcgagaagacctTGGGAACGTCCGGCGCGGTCTCgccagacgaagaagacggcgaaggcgTCTTCCCAGTGCAGCAGAGAGCACTCGCAGGGGCGCTGCTGGTGGGCGCCCTCGACAAGGCAGCGGGCATCATTGAACCGGTGAGCagtcgcctgcatgcgcaaatCGTCAGCGTCGGCAAACAGCTGGTCCACCTGAGAGAGCGCGTCGCACAGAGGAAGGGCAAGAGTTTCTTCGACGGCCCGAGAGCCGAGTCTCAGGGAGGGAAGGACAGTCCGGAAGACGGGAGGCGAGAACACGAGAAGCCGGAGAGGGCTGCAGAATTCCTCCTCAAGgccgaggagaaacgaggcggagaaggaTTCCTCGACAGCCAACAACGAACCCTCCTTGCACAACTCAAACGCCAGCAAGATGAACAAGCCGCTCTTCTCAACCTCGTCGAGAGACAGCTGATTGCC ggtgtgtttcttttcctggaCGAGGCAGTACGTTTCCTGAGACCCTCGGAGACGTCGGCTGCTCTGGACCTCGCCGCGCTCTCCTCGAGTTACACCCCAGAGGAGTCTGAGCGGCAGAAGCAGACTGAGGGAGGCAAACGAACGCCCCATGCGCTCCTCGACTCCAACCGCGTGCTGCAGACCTTCGTGGAGGCACAGCTGTTCATTTACGATgtgtttcgctctctgcgagTCGTTCTTCACCAGCAGAAAAGCGAAGCTCAGAAGCTCGAAGACGAGCTCCGAGTCCGAGAGCGGCCGCCGGAGTGCGACGACACACGGGGAATGGAATCCGCTTCGCTCCCTTCAGTTCCATTCCCTTCCTTGTCCTTTttgcgaggagagaaaagcgagccATCTGTGAAGGCGGAGGGAAACGATGGCGGCGAAGCTCGGCGGGAGGTGGCTTCCCCTGCAGGCGCCGACGATGGGGCTTGGCCTCAGTCCGTCGCTCTCGAGCCAGACGAGGTCCCGTTGGTTGTGGAGAATATGATTGCTTTTTATCGGCGAGAAGTTTTCGACGACATGCTTCCCGCGTCGATCCAGCTGAGTCTCACTTCGCACCTGCACGACCTCTCTGCAGCGGCCTTCTTGCCCGCTCTCGCTCCTCGCATCCACCCCTTGGCCATTCCGATTCAAGCTGTTTCTACAGCGATCGGAGAGGCCGGCGGTCGCCCCTGGCACATGCAGTGgaaggtgtacatacacgaGGCGATTCGCGACCCTGCTTTGCTAG cctaCGCAGTTTTGACTGCTTTGTTCGACATCTGGAAACGAACAGCTCTCCCGCCACGCCTCCCCTTTGCTGCTCAAAAGGATTTCCAAGCTCCTTCACAAGCAGACGTTGCTTCCTCACCACAATCGActgcttccccttctcctgcgtcttccgcttttccttcaccttctgcgttttcctcttcagccTCGCAGGGGGGTCTGGATGGCGGGTCTCGTTCTAGTTTGTCTGAGAGTATGCAGGTGACTCCTGAGATGGCGGAGGCGCAACGCAGATCGGCGGCTGAACTGGAAGCTCGCACGGCGCTTGCGGAGcggcacatgcatgcagttggcTGTTGCCAGGGCCTCCGCAAGTGGCTGTGGATTCGCCGTGTGAGCGAGGAGAACGGCTGGCCCTTCTACGTTGGCATGTTCAGAAACGAAATGACCTCTGACCTCGGTCTTCCGGACACCCAGGCCGACGCCACTGCCTCCTTCACGCCCTGGCTGAAGCACGAAGAGGAGgccctcctcttcgccggGTGTCTGGATACTCGGGAACGGCAAATTGTCCAGGAAACGCTCCAG AGCCCGGGGCCGGGTGCGAGTGTTCCTTCATCTCTCTTTGCACGCCTGGTGTCCAACGGCTTGTCTCCTGTTcgcgcggcgtctctgctgaAGCGTCTCGTGCGACGCTCGTCTCCAAGGCTACCGCATGCATTTCCAGCGACCCACGTTCCCCTCCACTACGATCCCTACACGACTTGTCCGTATCGCAGTGCTGCCGAAACCGCCGGGAAGCTGCAAAAAGGGGTCGACTACGATGCGTCGGCGGCCTCGGACGAGCTTTCGCGGTTCCGTGGCGGCcgcgacgacgacgacgatgACGATGAGCAGCGATATGGCAAGGATGTTGGCCCCACGACCGAAAAGCCGTTAACTGCGGCggaggcagcagcggcagTGGCACGCGCAGGCACTGGCGAGCAGGCCGCGGAAACCGAACGCCAGGGCATGTTTCCTGAGTTGTACAGACACTGGACGGACGGCAAGAGTCTGGCCAGAGCCGCGACGTACGCGCTCTGGGGCGGAGCGAAATTTGAGgccgcggcggcggcgggTGCTGCAGCGAGTGGCCCGGAAGTGCTaagcgaagaggagcggAAACGCGAAGACGCGATCAGCTTATGGATGGTCAAGGCGGGCGAGAAGCGAATGAAAGAC GCGGCGGAAGCGGCATTCCGGCTCCGGCTTCGAGAAACTGCGACCAAAAGCCCTGTCCACTCGGACGAGTGCATAAACTCGCCGGCGTTCCTTTCTCGATTGTCTCCGCCAGTGAGCGCTCTCGCGCCGTCTGAAGCGGAGATGTCGGAGACAGGCCGTCACCGCGAACGCCagttctcctccctcttaCATAAGCAGACGGCAGATTTCCTCACAGACATGGTGCTGGTGGATCACCAGTTGGAGCATGCACGACGCATGCGGGCGATCCGCGCTCTGGCGGTCACGAAAAACGGCGGAGACTGCCCGGAAGTCTTCGAACAACTTCTTGGCGATGCGGTGCAACAGACCTACGACAGGCAGCTCTTGAAAGGCACCTTTTCGAAGGAGGAACTCGACCAACTTTGCCTGGGGacggagcaggagaagaaggcggccgAGGCAGGGAAGCGGCGGCTCATCGTGTGTCGGGCTGAAGTTCAGAGAGGCCAGCAACTCTCGAGACTTCACGGAGGCGAGCGCGAAGACGCG GCGCGAGACCTCTTCCACTATTTCAACCTAAAAGCTTTCCACCGTCGCTTACCGCCAGACACGAGAATTGCCTTCAGTGCAGATCTCGCTGACCGCTCCCTAGGCAGCAATTATCATCCGGCTCTAAGCGACTTCCAGCAAAACACCTCGGATTTCAGAGAGCCTCCGACCATCCGA CTTGCAGGATCCATTCGGTcgcttcctgttctcgcACACGCTCTTCTGCAGCAATGCATTCTACTTGCGGCTTCCTGTTATGACTTCCCGTCGAAGCTTCATCTGTCGCCGCCGGCGTCTGTGGCCCGGCACCTCTGGCAGTACCTTCCTCCGGGCAAGGCTCAGCAAAAGCACTTTGCGCCGCCACCGCCCTCAGGCTGTTTCTCCAGCGCGGGATCGCCACATCTGCCTCCATCTGTGAGCCCGCGGTCAACTCGTGGCGTCACGCCACTGCCTGCATCGTTTTCCGAGAAGCCACCGTCGATCGCGTCTCTCATGAACTTTGCGTCTCAGGTTCCTTCGTTGATGCAACAGCAGCAAAGCTTaggagctgcatgcagagaactTGGCAAGCCAGGTAACTCCGAACAAGAACTAAGCCTGCAAAGTAAGGTGatggcgaaggcgaaagaggctgctgtttctctttcgaaaTTTGAAAGAGAATACGAGGAAGCCCGTGAGAAAGGTGATGACTACCTTTTCCACTCGCAGCACGCCACAGCAACGGGAGCCGAACAGCTGGACGATGCAAGCAATATCAGCCATCATACTGAAGCAGAGAATGATATTTTTGTGGAGGCAGCAAACGCGGTCAGAGCGGCTGCAACAGACCCTAACGGGATATCGATGGAGGGCGCTGGAGAGGAGTCAGGCGCTGATGCAGTAATGGATGCAATAAAGCAAGAGAAAGTGCAAGAACTGCAGCAGACGCTCCTGAAGCTGGCAACTCAGGAGCAATGGCCATTCTACGTCGAGGCTCCTGGGACCACCAAAGGTGCTACTCAAAATAGCGCCGTCGGCGGAGCGCCGTTTAAAGACGAACTAGGAGGCGGTGTGCAGACACCACCAGATTGGCAGGAGTTGCTGAATCCGGACGAAATGCTGAA GGTTCTGAAGTACGCGGTTGTTGATCGTGAAGGCGTAGCAAGTCCCAGTCTTTATTCGGATCTGATTCTCTCGGGCGCGTGCTCGGTGGAGCGAGCGATGCAGATCATG GAGCAAGCACTCACAGTGCAAGCCGATAAAAATTCGGTGACTCAAACGCGCTGCGATGGTGGCAGCTAA